TGACAATGTCTGCCAAGTTGTTAACCAATGCCTCCTGAGATATGCTTCAGGCAAATCACATACCAAAGGGTTGTCCTAGTTTCTTGTTAGCAATTGCTTTAGTTTTGTATTTTTAAGTATTtccccaagaaaccaccaCTTATGGAAAGATTCTCATCTCGCGATGCCCATGGCTTTCCCGTGGAATTCATTCCAATCAAGAAGGGTGCACACATACCGAGGAGAACCTGGGCCATTCCACCCGCTGCGCCCGCGGCCAAATCTTTGATAGTGCGGAGGGCACCACCGCCCTTGTCCAGACTGTCGATTACCTCAGTCTCCATTTTTTAAAGAACACAACTGCAACGACCAAAAGTAGAGACAGGGACTCAATCTGGAGACTCCAGACTTTATATCCAGCCCGCTTATCGCCATGGCGCCATCTGCCCTCTGATTCGATGAGGATGCCGAGGCACGTGACTTCCCGGTGATCGCCTTATCTAAGCATTTTGATCCCCATGGCTGACATAATCAGTGACATAAGCTCATCCTTTCGAACTTCTGGAAATGTAAAAAAGTTGACGGATCCAGATGTGGATAAACTAATGAATGATGCATCGTCGGCCAGTCTGCAGAGTAAGTTCGCAGTTGTGGAGTGTTGCGACAGTATCTAACTCAAACTACAGCTATCGCGTCGGGCTGAGTGGTCGAATTCAGCCCACCGAACACCCACTTTAACAGCTCTCACAGTTCGACGGACCTTACGGTTGTCCGCGACGCGTTGGAACTCGTCGGATCCGTCGACTGGAAATAATGATGGGACTGCTTCAGATCCGGCGCCAGCGAAGTCCAAGTTTGGCAGTCGATGGGGCCCTAAACAATCCACGCCATCGGCGGGCTTGACTTTCGCAGAACAAGCGATGCGCCAAACCCTTATCACCAATAGTCAACCGCCGCCGTCAGCACCTGAACCACTGCAACGGAGGCGGGAACTGTCAAATCGGCAATGGAACTTGGGGGAATCAAACCAACAGAGAAAACCGTACGTGCGGCGCGTGGGCCCTCGGGAGAATCAAGATGCCTACAGAGCATCAAGAGAAACGCCACGGAACCAGCAGAGGAACTCGTCCATCCAGGAGAAGAACCCGtttgaagaagagaagcCAGGTGGCTACCCGAGGTGGCCAAGAGAAACCCCACGGAATCAAGGGAGAAATCCGTCCACTCAAGAGAAGAATCCATTTAAAGAAGAGAGCTCAGGTAGCTACATGAGATGGCCCAAGGGAACTGCGCGGAGTCAAGAGAGGAGCCCGTCCACTCAAGAGAAGAATCCGTTCAAAGAAGAGAATTCAGGTAGCTACATGAGGCCGAAAGGAACATCACGGAATCAAGAGAGAAATCCGTCCAACCGAGGAAAGAAAACGGCGttcgaagaagaaaacccATTCGCACCTGAAAAGACTCAAAACAGATTCCAGGGCCAACTTTTGAGCAGAGCGACCAGGGACCATCCAATGGCCCACAAAGACTGGAACTGCCCTCAGTGTATGAAACATGTTTTCGCCACGAAGCAAGTGTGTCCATTCTGCAAAACCTCTCGGCCTGGCGACGCCCAGCCAAAGTTCCGAATAACTAGAGAGTATAGCGATTCTCCCGGTTCTTCACAGTTCAAACAGTTCCAATCCCCTTCTGGGCACACTAGAAAGTTTCAGCAATTAGGGGATTCAATTTTGTCTGATTTGGAACAAGACACTCAGCCGAGTACAAAAGAAACCACAGAGCGCCATTCAGAGGAATCTGACCGACCCGGAACAAAGGAGGCTTTCAAGAAGAACCAATGGTCTTGGGATATGTCTGCACTGGAGCAACTAGAAAATCTAGAGGCACAAGAACAGCCGCCACCGAAGCCTATGCTTATGAAGCGCCGTGATGGACGCAAAGGACGTGAGACCGAGTCTGATGGGGCCGACTTTGACCCCGAAGATCGCGAGCGTCTCCGCATAGAGCGGAGACGCCagcagaaagaaaaggacgCCCAAAGGGCTGCAAAGAAGGCCGCCGCGCTGGCAGCACCAGCTCCTCTCTACCTGCCTGAATTCATCAGTATTAGCAACTTGGCCGATGTTATTGGCGTCCGACCGGCGCAATTTGTGCAGCGAATGGAGGAGATGGGCTTCGAGGAAATCACGTACAGGGATATTCTCGATGCAGAAACTGCCGGATTGGTGGCAGCCGAATTCAACTATGAGGCCATTTTCGACAGTGGCAAGGAAGATCTATACGCCGCCCCTGAACTAGAGGACACATCTGATCTGCCATCTCGGCCACCTGTGGTCACTATTATGGGTCACGTTGATCATGGCAAAACCACGATCTTAGATTGGCTGCGTAATTCATCGGTGGCAGCTTCTGAACATGGTGGTATCACCCAGCAC
The nucleotide sequence above comes from Penicillium digitatum chromosome 1, complete sequence. Encoded proteins:
- a CDS encoding Mitochondrial translation initiation factor, putative, translated to MHRRPVCRLSRRAEWSNSAHRTPTLTALTVRRTLRLSATRWNSSDPSTGNNDGTASDPAPAKSKFGSRWGPKQSTPSAGLTFAEQAMRQTLITNSQPPPSAPEPLQRRRELSNRQWNLGESNQQRKPYVRRVGPRENQDAYRASRETPRNQQRNSSIQEKNPFEEEKPGGYPRWPRETPRNQGRNPSTQEKNPFKEESSGSYMRWPKGTARSQERSPSTQEKNPFKEENSGSYMRPKGTSRNQERNPSNRGKKTAFEEENPFAPEKTQNRFQGQLLSRATRDHPMAHKDWNCPQCMKHVFATKQVCPFCKTSRPGDAQPKFRITREYSDSPGSSQFKQFQSPSGHTRKFQQLGDSILSDLEQDTQPSTKETTERHSEESDRPGTKEAFKKNQWSWDMSALEQLENLEAQEQPPPKPMLMKRRDGRKGRETESDGADFDPEDRERLRIERRRQQKEKDAQRAAKKAAALAAPAPLYLPEFISISNLADVIGVRPAQFVQRMEEMGFEEITYRDILDAETAGLVAAEFNYEAIFDSGKEDLYAAPELEDTSDLPSRPPVVTIMGHVDHGKTTILDWLRNSSVAASEHGGITQHIGAFSVMMPSGKAITFLDTPGHSAFLEMRRRGADVTDIVVLVVAADDSVKPQTIEAIKHATQAKVPVIVAISKIDKEGNNPDRVKGDLSVHGIHVEDYGGDVQAIGVSGKTGQGMVELEEAIVALSEMLDHRAATTCNVEGWVIEASTKSYGRVASVLIRRGTLRSGDIVVAGTAWARVRTLRNEAGVTISEATPGMPVEIDGWREQPGAGTELLQAPTEQKAKDVVDYRLEKSDTQKMGVDMVAINEARRELLEKRRREKEEEETTKEVEPTGPKSVNFILKGDVDGSVEAVLNSVAAIGTNEVFANIIRSGVGPVSEFDIEHAGSAKGKIISFNQAIDPNIMRISETEGVEILDHNIIYKLIDDIKAILSEKLPPTVTMRVTGEAEIQQVFEITVKGREKTAIAGSRVRNGIINKTRKVRVLRGEETVYDGTMVSLKNVKKDVTEMRKDTECGIAFENWTDFVPGDHVQCYEEISEKRYL